Proteins from a single region of Nerophis ophidion isolate RoL-2023_Sa linkage group LG08, RoL_Noph_v1.0, whole genome shotgun sequence:
- the LOC133557048 gene encoding G-protein coupled receptor 20, with product MELLLDTATTSTSETPVTSDTANCSGWGAPYLHKLAHLDMQLYYDFYAVWVSLMVCNGVMLVLGVVLNGLALYVFCGPHHTQSASAVYTVNLAVADLLVALSLPARIALYHSGGRCEACAYVHAFSYFVNMYCSILFLTSICIDRYLAVVHASCTLLPWRSTGAARCVSVVVWTLAVVVTYSFQTTALELSTSCVVLPALLYITILEFLLPLLAVVGFTLRVACFLSTGGGLTAHQHSRARKARAIKLLTAVLLVFTVCFTPFHVRQVLVYSGVRVGAEGHPATGHVLAYHITVTLSSLNSCLDPVVYCLVTDSFKRVWRARRRQREAGFSKSAGAAVAIAHRVAALTLTSAPTTPDTAVVDHKHAHECASVGTVQ from the exons ATGGAGCTTCTCCTTGACACTGCCACCACCTCTACGTCTGAGACCCCCGTGACATCTGACACTGCTAACTGCAGCGGGTGGGGGGCGCCCTACCTGCACAAGTTAGCCCACCTGGACATGCAGCTGTATTACGACTTCTACGCTGTGTGGGTCTCCCTCATG GTGTGCAACGGCGTGATGCTGGTGCTGGGGGTGGTCCTCAACGGCCTGGCTCTGTACGTCTTTTGCGGGCCGCACCACACGCAGTCGGCTTCGGCGGTGTACACGGTGAATTTAGCTGTGGCCGACCTGCTGGTGGCGCTGTCGCTGCCCGCCCGCATAGCCCTGTACCACAGCGGCGGGCGCTGCGAGGCCTGTGCTTACGTGCACGCCTTCAGCTACTTCGTCAACATGTACTGCAGCATCCTCTTCCTCACCAG CATCTGCATCGATCGCTACCTGGCGGTGGTGCACGCGTCGTGCACGCTACTTCCCTGGAGGAGCACAGGCGCGGCCAGGTGTGTCAGTGTAGTCGTGTGGACGCTAGCAGTGGTGGTCACCTACTCCTTCCAG ACAACGGCGCTTGAGCTGAGCACTTCCTGCGTGGTCCTTCCTGCTCTCTTGTACATCACCATCCTGGAGTTCCTGCTGCCCCTGCTGGCCGTGGTCGGCTTCACCCTGCGCGTGGCCTGCTTCCTCTCCACCGGCGGGGGTCTGACGGCGCACCAGCACAGCAGGGCGAGAAAGGCGCGCGCCATCAAGCTGCTGACCGCCGTCCTCCTCGTCTTCACAGTCTGCTTCACGCCCTTCCATGTCCGCCAGGTGTTGGTGTACTCCGGCGTCCGCGTGGGAGCCGAGGGTCACCCGGCGACGGGGCACGTGCTGGCTTACCACATTACTGTGACGCTGAGCAGCCTGAACAGCTGCCTGGATCCGGTGGTGTACTGCCTGGTGACGGACAGCTTCAAGAGGGTGTGGAGAGCACGCAGGAGACAACGGGAGGCGGGGTTTAGCAAGAGCGCGGGCGCGGCCGTGGCGATTGCTCACAGAGTGGCTGCGCTCACGCTGACCAGCGCGCCCACAACCCCCGATACTGCCGTCGTCGATCACAAACATGCACACGAGTGTGCGTCTGTTGGAACGGTCCAATAA